The following DNA comes from Cellulomonas soli.
GTTCCACAAGTTGTTCACCGCCATGGGCCTGGGCTCCGGCTCGGGAGCGGCATGGACGCTGTCGATCATCGGTCTGGTGATCGTCATGCGGATCCTGCTGATCCCGCTCTTCTTCAAGCAGATCAAGGCGTCGCGAGGCATGCAGATGCTCGCACCCGAGATGCAGGCGATCCAGAAGAAGTACAAGGGGAAGTCGGACCCTGCCTCTCGTGAGGCCATGAGCCGCGAGACCATGGAGCTGTACAAGAAGCACGGGACGAACCCGTTCGCCTCCTGCCTGCCCATCCTGCTGCAGTCCCCGATCTTCTTCGCGCTGTTCCGGGTGCTGAACTCTCTTCCGATGGTTGCCGACGGGACGTTCCCGCGGGGCGACATCGGCGTCTTCACGCAGGACCTCGCCAAGCAGTTCGAGTCGGCCACGCTCTGGGGTGCACCGTTGTCGGGCACCTTCATGAAGGCCAGCGAGTTCTCGGACCCGAGCACGGCGATGCACATCCGCATCGTCACGATCGTGCTCATCCTCGCCATGACGGCGACGACGTTCACCACCCAGCGCCAGCTGACCATGAAGAACATGCCGCCGTCGGCGCTCGAGGGCCCGATGGCGCAGCAGCAGAAGATGCTGCTCTACGTCCTCCCGCTGGTCTTCGCGTTCTCCGGCGTGAACTTCCCGATCGGTGTGCTCGTCTACTGGACCACGACCAACATCTGGTCGATGGGCCAGCAGTTCTACACGATCCGCCGGATGCCGGCGCCCGGTTCCCAGGCCGAGGCCGCCCTC
Coding sequences within:
- the yidC gene encoding membrane protein insertase YidC codes for the protein MSWFDGLLWPIMLVVAWIMVQFHKLFTAMGLGSGSGAAWTLSIIGLVIVMRILLIPLFFKQIKASRGMQMLAPEMQAIQKKYKGKSDPASREAMSRETMELYKKHGTNPFASCLPILLQSPIFFALFRVLNSLPMVADGTFPRGDIGVFTQDLAKQFESATLWGAPLSGTFMKASEFSDPSTAMHIRIVTIVLILAMTATTFTTQRQLTMKNMPPSALEGPMAQQQKMLLYVLPLVFAFSGVNFPIGVLVYWTTTNIWSMGQQFYTIRRMPAPGSQAEAALKARQAHRAAAKGQTIEDAPRAVIEEAPRSGQREQPKRKDRAKPRPVSGAPSDEKAPLAEKPTTATKSTAPKKPTAPKQPKDDDPGSTTSPTTSPKPKK